Proteins co-encoded in one Aggregicoccus sp. 17bor-14 genomic window:
- a CDS encoding type IV pilin protein, whose translation MSRPVLRRALLRARGFTLVELMIVVAIAGILATVAVPQMHLFALRAKRAEREIIVHSIVMAVQQLRTQDLPGINGVLLAQNPVSDPTTGRANFSQNLPSGAAGMAGWDKLGFFPSGQLYLRYSGTATFSGTTGTLTLLVDGDLDGDNLVSTTRYDYTWWEGMWAPVGEPVKLGDDW comes from the coding sequence CTCGTCGAGCTGATGATCGTGGTGGCCATCGCCGGCATCCTCGCGACCGTGGCCGTCCCGCAGATGCACCTGTTCGCCCTGCGCGCGAAGCGCGCGGAGCGCGAGATCATCGTGCACTCCATCGTCATGGCGGTGCAGCAGCTGCGCACGCAGGACCTGCCCGGCATCAACGGGGTGCTCCTCGCGCAGAACCCCGTGAGTGACCCGACCACCGGGCGCGCCAACTTCAGCCAGAACCTCCCGTCGGGCGCGGCGGGCATGGCGGGCTGGGACAAGCTCGGCTTCTTCCCCTCGGGCCAGCTCTACCTGCGCTACTCGGGCACGGCCACCTTCAGCGGCACCACCGGCACGCTGACGCTCCTGGTGGACGGCGACCTGGACGGCGACAACCTCGTGAGCACCACCCGCTACGATTACACGTGGTGGGAGGGGATGTGGGCTCCGGTCGGCGAGCCCGTGAAGCTCGGCGACGACTGGTAG